The DNA sequence GGTGGCCGTAATCGTCGATCACCACCGTGCCGCCCACCTCGCCCACGCGGGTGAAACGGCGCCGCACCCCGCCGAAGCGCGCAAAGCCGCTGCGGATCGTATCGTCGGGACAGCCGAGTTCCACCGCCACGGCGATCGCCGCCAGCGCGTTCTGCACATTGTGCCGGCCCGGCATGGGCAGAGCGATATCGCCGATCCGGCGCTGCCGCCCGTCGCGATCGGTGTGGACCGCGTCGAACAGATTGCCGCCGTCATGCGGCCGCACATCCTCCGCCCGCCAATCGGCCTGGGCGGAAAAGCCGTAGGTGATCACGCGCCGGTCCCGCACGCGGGCGATCACCCTCTGCACTTCGGGATGATCGATGCACAGCACCGCCGCGCCATAGAAGGGCACGTTCTCGATGAATTCGACGAAAGCCTCCTTCACCGCATCGAAGCTGCCGTAGTGATCGAGATGTTCGGGATCGATATTCGTCACCACCGCATAGGTGCCGTCCAGCCGCAGGAAGCTGCCGTCGCTTTCGTCGGCCTCGACCACCATCCAGTCGCTGGCGCCCAGCCGCGCGTTCGAGCCGTAGCTTTCGATGATACCGCCGTTGATGACGGTTGGATCCACCCCGCCCGCATCCAGCAAGGCGGCGACCATGCTGGTCGTCGTCGTCTTGCCATGGGTGCCGGCCACCGCAACCGTGCTCTTCAGCCGCATCAGTTCGGCCAGCATCTCCGCGCGGCGGACCACGGGGATGCGGCGTTCCAGCGCGGCAGCCACTTCGGGATTGTCGCGCCGCACCGCCGTGGAGGTGACGACCACCGCAGCATCGCCCAGATTCTCCGCCCGGTGGCCGATGGACACCGCGATTCCCCGCGTGCGCAGCCGTTCCACGCTGGCGCCTTCGGCGATATCCGACCCCTGCACGCTATAGCCGAGATTGTGCATCACCTCGGCAATGCCGGACATGCCGATTCCCCCGATGCCCACGAAGTGAATCGTGCCGATATCGGTGCCTACGCCCTTCATGCCGGCGCGCCTCTGGGCACGGAAACCCGGTCCGCCGTCTCCTTCGCGTCGCCGCCGACGCGGATCACATCCTGGATCGGCGTTCCGCCGAAACTCTCGACCAGATCGGCCAGATCGCTGGCGGCGTTGGGCCGTCCGCAATTCCACGCCGCATGGGCCGCCGTCGCCAGCGTTTCCGGATGCTGCGCCATGGCCTGGATCTGCTTGGCCAGTTCCTTGGCGGTGAACCTCTCCTGCCGGATGGAACGCGCGCCCCCCGCCTTCACCATCTCGCGTGCATTGGCCGCCTGATGGTCGTCAGTCGCAATCGGCAGCGGCACCAGAATGGCGGGCCGCCCTACCGCCGTCAGTTCGGCAATGGTGGAGGCACCGGCGCGGCCGATGAACAGATGCGCATCGGCCAGCCGCGCCTGCATGTCTTCGAAATAGGTGCCCAGCTCGGCCGGGATGCCGTGGCTGGCGTAGCGTTCGCGCACGGCTTCAAGGTCTTCCGCACGGCATTGCTGGGTGACCTGCAGCCGGGAACGCAGCGCCGGCTGGAGCATCGACAGGCCATCGGGCACGACCTGCGAGAGCACCCGCGCGCCCTGGCTACCGCCG is a window from the Altererythrobacter sp. B11 genome containing:
- the murC gene encoding UDP-N-acetylmuramate--L-alanine ligase, with the protein product MKGVGTDIGTIHFVGIGGIGMSGIAEVMHNLGYSVQGSDIAEGASVERLRTRGIAVSIGHRAENLGDAAVVVTSTAVRRDNPEVAAALERRIPVVRRAEMLAELMRLKSTVAVAGTHGKTTTTSMVAALLDAGGVDPTVINGGIIESYGSNARLGASDWMVVEADESDGSFLRLDGTYAVVTNIDPEHLDHYGSFDAVKEAFVEFIENVPFYGAAVLCIDHPEVQRVIARVRDRRVITYGFSAQADWRAEDVRPHDGGNLFDAVHTDRDGRQRRIGDIALPMPGRHNVQNALAAIAVAVELGCPDDTIRSGFARFGGVRRRFTRVGEVGGTVVIDDYGHHPVEIRAVLSAARESAAGRVIAVAQPHRYTRLRDLMGEFQSAFNDADMVFVAPVYPAGEEPIAGVDAGALVKGVKDHGHRAAAEVSGPEELADRLAEIVQPGDMVVCLGAGDITKWAAGLAPAIEARRAGSAPARAGGAA
- the murG gene encoding undecaprenyldiphospho-muramoylpentapeptide beta-N-acetylglucosaminyltransferase, whose product is MSSVSRHFVLAAGGTGGHLTPAFALAQELVQRGHHVALITDERGAAIPGKPDFLPAHVLPAGRFGRNPLGWFKAIMAVLEGRRMARRLYESFDPAAVIGFGGYPALPALLAARAEGVPSVIHEQNAVLGRVNRLLARGVSAIATAYERVDRLKPAFSGKVHAVGNPVRAEVLALRDAPFPPFTEDGLLRVLVTGGSQGARVLSQVVPDGLSMLQPALRSRLQVTQQCRAEDLEAVRERYASHGIPAELGTYFEDMQARLADAHLFIGRAGASTIAELTAVGRPAILVPLPIATDDHQAANAREMVKAGGARSIRQERFTAKELAKQIQAMAQHPETLATAAHAAWNCGRPNAASDLADLVESFGGTPIQDVIRVGGDAKETADRVSVPRGAPA